The following nucleotide sequence is from Pedobacter sp. PACM 27299.
CGCATTGCACTGGATGAAATTGATAATTCGTCAGATCATTCGATCACAAGTCAACGAAAATTGCGTGTGCAAACAGCATCTACCTTTCTATCCCTATTGAAAGAAAAGGTGCTTGATTATTCATTTACTTCCCAGGAAGAAGAAATTAACTTTTTTAAAGTGATTAAGCCCAAATTCAGCAGCCTATTAATTTTCTATAGCAACGTTGAACGTTTAGAATTTGATAAACCAGAGGGTGGTTTGCTTCATTTAAAGGGTTATTATGAAAGTGAACTCAAAACCATTAAACGCTTTTTTGAAGGTAACAGGCAAATTTACGCCTATTACCGTTCTGAAGATTATTACCTAGACAGCCAATTATTTCTTCGTGGAGTTTCTGATACGCCACGGTGGTTATGTAAAGTTAGGGTAGATCAGGACGAAAGGTTCTCTACCGCTGGTGACTATATTTATGCCCGGATTATAGCAACCGAACAGATTGCCCGGTATCTTGAAGCAGCAATTGCAGGTGTTGATTTTCATCCTTTTTCAGGTGATGATATTGAAACAAAATGGACTGGTGAAAGTATTAATCTATTAGAAATGGCCTATGGAATTTATCAAACTGCCCAGGTTAATAATGGGAAAATAGGTCTTGCTGAGTTAGTGCGCAAGTTTGAAAAGGTTTTTAATGTAAATATAGGAAGGCCATATCGTAGGTTTTCGGAAATAAAACAGCGAAAACGGCTCAGTAGAACAAAGTATCTGGATGAAATGGTCAAATCAATTAATAAAAAGATAGACGACGACGATGCCTTTCGCCCGAATTTGAAAGGTTAAGTCCTGCTTGATTCATCCATATAACAGATTTATTTATGGTGACTACCTAAGTGGTTGTCAAGGAAGAATCTGTCACATGACAAAATTTGCTTTAAATCCTGGTAATGGTACTTCGGATTTAAAGCGAAAATTATGTTACAACAATTTACATGGCAACAATTTCTTGTTGCAACCCTGGTACTGACAATCGTCTGGTATATCGGTGTTATCCTGATCTATTATCCTAAACAATTAAAAGCTCTCCTGAATAGGAAGTCTACACCCGATGAAGAAGATCATCCACTTGATCACAAATGGGACAAAAACGTAGATGTACTTAGTGACGATGATGAACCTGAGCTTATGGGTAAATCCAAACTACCTGAAGGAATGTCCAAAGTGAGTATTGATGAGGTTTCTTTCCTCAGTGATGATGAGAAAGAGGAAAGGCTCGGTGTTGTTAGTGATGTTTTGGAAGAGATCAAAATCATATTCGGCATCCTTGCTAAGGAAGATGGTAATAAACACGATTTTTTAAACCTCATTTCTGCTATTCGGGAAAATTACCCAGGAATAGCTTCCAATCCCAATCTGCACCGCATTAACGAATTTATCATTGATCACGCGTCCTTTCATATCACTACAAAGGAGCTTGAAGATATCTGGTATTAATGCCTTCCGGATTTATTCCTTTAATCAATTCCAACATTAGCAAATGTAAAATCATATGGTCAATTCAAAAAAACAATATTTCGCAAAAACTCTGTTATTGGGCTTTACTCTCTGTATTTATAACTTATTGTATGCTTTTACCGTATCAGCCCAGAGCGGGAAAGCAGGTATACAAAAGGCCGCTGAAGAAGTAAAAGGATATTTTGATACTGGAGGTACATTAATGTACGCAATCGGAGCTGTGATGGGCATCATTGGTGCTGTCAAGGTTTTTAACAAATGGAACGCTGGAGAACCGGATACCAGCAAGGTGGCAGCCGCATGGTTTGGTTCATGTATTTTTCTTGTCATTGTCATCACGGTATTGAAATCCTTTTTCGGAGTCTGATCATGGCAAGCGTGTATCAAATTAACAAAGGCGTTTCCAAGCCGATCATGTTCAAAGGACTAAAGGCACAGTACATTGCATATTTAGCCATTGGCCTGGTATTATTACTGCTTGGCTTTGCTATCGGTTATATTCTAAAGGTTGGGTTGTTTATCCTTATGCCAGTAGTTGGCATATTAGGATCAGCACTTTTTTTCGCTGTTTTCCGTCTCAGCCACCGTTTCGGAGAACATGGCTTAATGAAGTTTCTTGCTAAAAGAAATTTACCTACCCACATCCAATTCCGATCCCGCAGACTTTTCACCCAACTTAAACAGCATTAATATGGTAGAAGCATCAAACATATTTCCGATCTGGAAAGTGGAAAATAACTGTATTCTTTCCATGCACGGCGACATCACTATTGTGTATAAAGCATCTTTGCCAGAGATTTTTACCCTTTCTGAACGGGATTATGAAACCTATCATCAGGCATTAACTAGGGCTATTAAACTCCTTCCGCAGCATAGCATTTTTCATAAACAAGATTGGTTTATAGCATCAAATTATAAGGCGGATTTTCAGAAGGACGATCAAAGTTTTCTAACCAAATCCAGCGAGAAATTCTTTAATGAAAGACCATTTCTGGAGCATGAGTGCTTTATCTATTTAACGAAGAAACCAGCAGGAAGAAAACTTTCCAGCTCTGTTTACAATAATATCTTGCGCAAGACCATAGTGCCTGTTCAAACCATTGATCCTGTTTTGATTGGGGATTTTTTGGATGCAGCAGGCCAGTTCGAAAGTGTTTTAAAAGATAGCGGGTTTGTGTCCCTACAAAGGCTTAATGACGATGAGCTTGCGGGTACAGCTAATAAAGCGGGCATCATCGAACGTTACTGTTTTTTATTGGCCAAGGAACAAATGCCAGTAATTCGTGATGTGCATATCAAAGATGGCATTCATGTGGGTGACAAAAAAGTAGAAGTCTATTCTCTTTCAGACACCGAAGACCTGCCTGCCTTATGTGGAAGTCGTATAAATTATGATAAGTATTCTACTGATCGTACCAAATTTAGTATCGGTTTTGCCAGTCCATTGGGGGCGCTATTAAACTGTAATCACATCCTTAATCAATATGTGTTTATCGAAGATGCGCAGAAAACTATTAAACGATTGGAGTCAAAAAAACTAAGACTTCAATCCTTATCAGCCTATTCGCGGGAAAATTCGATCAACCGTAACGCTACCAATGACTTTTTAAATGAAGCTATTGCTTCGGGCAGATTGCCTGTAAAAGCTCATTTTAATGTGATGGCTTGGTCTGACAATCAGGCAAAGGCAAAGGATTTAAAAAATCTTGTCTCTTCAGCAATGGCTCAAATGGATGCAGTTGCAAAACAGGAAACCGACGGACAACCACAAATATGGTTTGCAGGATTGCCAGGAAATGAAGCAGATTTTCCCATGAACGACACATTCGACACGTTTTTAGAACAATCTACCTGCTTCTTTAATCTGGAAACCAACTACAGATCATCAGTTAGTCAATATGGTATTCGGTTTGGTGATCGCCTTACCGGAAATCCTATAAACGTTGATATCAGTAATGAGCCGTTCGATCTTGGTTGGATTAATAACCGATCAAAATTTTGCTTGGGTGCAAGCGGTTCGGGAAAGAGTTTTCTACTCAATCATATGCTTAGAAGCTATTATGAACAAGGTTCTCACGTGGTAGTGATGGACATTGGACACAGCTACAGGGGGCTATGTGAATTAGTAGGAGGATATTATTTTACGTATACAGAGGAAGATCCGATAAAATTTAACCCTTTCTATTTAGCAGACGGGGAGGTGATGGATACCGAGAAACGGGAGAGCATTAAAACACTTCTCTTGGCACTTTGGAAAAAAGATGATGAACCTTATCGCCGTTCTGAATATGTCGCCATATCCAATGCCTTAACTCTTTATCTAGCTCATTTAGAAAAGAACCCAGATATATTCCCCTGCTTCAATAGCTTCTATGAGTACTTAATGTTCGAGTATATGCAGGTGCTAGAGAACGGAAAAGTTAAAGAGAAAGATTTTGACATTGGTAATTTCCTGTATGTTCTCAATCCCTACTATAAAGGTGGTGAATTTGATTACCTGCTCAATGCAACCGAGAACCTGGATATGCTTCACGAAAGATTCATTGTCTTTGAACTGGACAATTTGAAGGAGCATCCCATTTTATTTGGCGTGACCGTTATGGTCATCATGGAGCTTGTGATCTCCAAGATGCGTAAGCTTAAAGGTATCCGCAAAATAATGCTCATTGAGGAATGTTGGAAAGCGATCATAAAACCCGGAACTGCTGAATATATCCGCTATTTATTCAAAACCATGCGGAAGTTCTATGGGGAGCCAATTGTGGTGACTCAGGAGATTGAAGATATCATCAGCTCGCCAATTGTGAAAAACGCAATCATTAATAATAGTGATTGTAAAATCTTATTGGATCAAAGTAAATACGAGAACAAATTTGAGATTATCCAAGAGTTACTTGGCTTAACCGACAAGGAAAAGGCACAGGTATTATCACTCAATAAAGCAAATGATCCTGCCAGGAAGTATAAGGAGGTTTTTATCTCGTTGGGTAATGGCCATTCAAAAGTCTACCGCACTGAAGTCTCTATTGAAGAATATCTAGCCTACAGTACCGAAGAAAGAGAAAAACTATTGGTACATGAATATGCTGCAAAGTATGGGGGCATTCTTAAAGGAATAGGGATTCTAGCACAGGAGATTAGGGATGGAAAACGTATTTGATTTCTAAAATCAGATTTATCAGATCTTAATGAACAGGTGTTGGCTTGTCTGTCAGCATACATATAAAAAACAAAATTGATAACCATGAAAATTATAAAACTTATGAAGAAGTATATGGTCATCCTACCTATCAGTACAATGACATTATTTGTTGCTTTGCCGCAAAATGCAGATGCTCAAATAGCGGTTGTTGAAGTGATTAAGGCTGGAGTAAAAAAAGTAATTAAAGCAGTTGATCTTAAAATTCAGCGCTTGCAGAATCAAACTATTTGGCTTCAAAATGCCCAAAAGGTGTTAGAAAATCAACTTTCCAAATTAAAACTAACTGAGATCGCTGACTGGACGACAAAACAGAAAAACCTTTACAGTGAGTATTACGATGAGCTTTGGAAAATTAAATCTTCTATTGCTTATTACAAAAGAATCAAAGACCTCACTCAAAAACAGGTTGCGATTGTGGACGAGTATAAGTGGGCGTGGAACCTATTCCGACAGGATAAGCATTTTAATGCTGAGGAATTAAATCATATGGAAAAGGTGTATTCCGGCATACTGGATGAAAGTATCAAAAACCTAGATCAAATATTGATGGTAATCAGCTCATTCAAAACACAAATGTCTGATGCTGAAAGACTCGAAGTCATCAATAGGGCAGCCGATCAGATGGACGATAATTACAACGACCTCAAACAGTTTAATACTGGAAATATAACCTTAAGTATTCAGCGTGCTACCTCGTTGGACGAAACCGCTCAATTAAAAGAAATATATGGAATTGAAAAATAACCTCTGGAAAATCTCAGTTTCAGTTGCCCTGATCATGCTGATTACTGTTCAATTAAGCCAAGGCCAGACCTTTGGTGAGTTTTTTAACCAGAAAAAGACACAAAAGAGATATCTACTGGAACAGATAGCCGCATTACAAGTTTATATAGGATACGCTAAAAAAGGATATGATATTGCGAGTTCGGGACTCCAGACGGTCAGGGACATTACCAGCGGTGAGTTTAATCTGCATTCGGGTTTCATTAACTCTCTTAAATTGGTCAGCCCTGCGGTTCGTAAAAATTACAAAGTCATTGAAATTATTGACTATCAAATCCGTATCAGCAAAGCCTTTGCGTCGGTAAAATATAATGATCTGCTCTCTCTGCCTAATCAATCTTATGTTGGGGATGTTCAATCTCAGGTTATTTTGGATTGTGGAAATGATCTGGAAGAATTGCTTTTAATTATTACTTCCGGTAAGATAAAAATGAGGGATGAAGAAAGATTAAAGCGGCTGGATAAATTATATGATTCTATGATTGACAAATATGCCTTTACAATGGATTTTATTGGACAGGTAAACACCCTTATAAGGCAATCAGAGCAACAACAATTATGGATCAATCAGCTTAGGAGGAATTATGAAATTAATTAAATCCAATCTCAAAATATTGCTTTTGCTGATCTTTTGCCTGATAGGATCACAAAGCCGTGCACAATCTACTGAAGTACAACAGCTCCTTTTGAACGTAGAGAAATTAAGCCAGCTAAAAAATATCCTCAGTGATATGAAAAAGGGATATTCTATTGTTTCAGGTGGTTATAATGCCATTAGAAATATTTCTCAGGGCAACTTCTCTTTACACGAGGTTTTTCTTGACGGACTGATGCTGGTAAGCCCCGAAGTAAAAAAATACCGTAGAGTAGTCGATATTATAACCTATCAAAAGCGTATCCTTTCAGAATATAAGAGTGCTTTCACGCAGTTCAAAAGCACCAATAATTTCAACCCCTTGGAAATTGAGTATTTAGGTAGGGTTTACAAGCAACTATTTGATCAGAGTATGGAAAACCTTGATCAACTGACAATGATCATCACCTCTTCAAAATTAAGAATGAGTGATGATGAACGTCTGCGAGCAATCGATAAAATATTTTTAGAAACAGAAGATAAGCTCATTTTCTTGCGAAATTTCAATAGCCAGGCACTTTCACTTTCGCTTCAGCGCGAATCTCAAAGAAAAGACATTGCCGGGACTCTGGATTTATACCCTTAAACCTAACATTATGAAAAACACAATAGTATTTACCGTTGTGATCGTATCACTTTTATTGCCTTTTAGCTCAATGGCTCAGGGAGTAGGTGAGTATGTAGGCGGTTTACAAAAAGTCTTAGATGGGGTTTATTATGAAATGATCCCACTATGTTCTGATCTTACCTCTATGGCCAGGGGGATAGCTGGATTTGGTGCCATCTTTTATATTGGTAATCGTGTGTGGCGCAACATTGCGAACGCCGAGGCAATAGACTTTTATCCTTTAATGCGTCCTTTCGCTCTTGGTCTTGCTATTCTTCTTTATCCGTCTGTTCTCGGTGTAATGAATGGGATACTTAATCCTACAATCTCAGCCACAGCTTCTATGGTAGAAAAGAGCGATGTTACTATAAAAGCTCTCTTAAAGCGAAAAGAACTCGAATTGAAAAAAACCGATAAATGGAAGTTTCTTGTAGGGGAAGATGGATTTGGAGATCGGAAAGAATGGTACAAGTATACCCATCCCGATGACAAGAAGGGCGACAAAGAGGGGTGGTTAGCTTCTATTGGGAATAATATGCGGTTTTGGCTTGATAAGCAAGATTACAAAATGCGACAAGGATTTAAGACTTTTTTAAGTGAGGTTTTACAAGTGGTTTATTATGCTGCCTCGCTTTGCCTCAACACAATCAGGACTTTTATGCTCATTGTTCTTGCCATTCTTGGCCCGTTTGTATTGGGGTTTTCAGTTTTTGACGGCCTCAACCATACGTTATCTGTTTGGATCGCCAGATACATTAATATTTTCTTATGGCTTCCTATAGCTAACATCTTTGGGGCAATCTTAGGTAAAATACAGCAAAATATGATCAAGCTGGATATTGCTGAAGTACAAAAATCTGGAGATACTTCATTTAGTAGTGCGGATACAGCATACCTGGTATTTTTGATCATTGGGATAGCCGGATATCTATGTGTTCCAACTGTAGCCAACTTTATTATACATGCAGGAGGTGGAAATTCAATTTTAACAAAAGTTAATTCCATTGCTGGTACATCTATAAATATGGGGCAGAGTGTCGGTGCAAGAAGTTTAGCTGGAGCCAGTGCAGGAGCAGGAATGATCGTTGACCGTTTTGACGATGCAAGGAGAAATCTTGCTAATGGAATGGCCGAAGCATCAGGGCAGGATTACTTTAAAGACAAACTTTCAGGCAAATAACTAAATCCAAATTATGTTCAGCCAATTCAGGAATATCGACACTGCTTTCAAACACATTAAAAGATTCAGTATCTTTTTAATAATTGCAAATGCAATTACTATCTGCTTTACCATCTATAACAATAACCGAATTATTGATAAAGCATATCAAAAGATATTTGTATTGTATAATGGTAAAGTACTCGAAGCAGTAGCTTCAGATAGAAAGAGCAATCTACCAGTAGAGCTGCGGGATCACGTCAAGACATTTCATCATTATTTTTTTGATCTAAGTCCCGACGATAAAGCAATTCGGGCATCAATCAATAAATCCCTTTACCTAGCCGATGAATCAGCTAAAAAGCAGTATGACAATTTGCGGGAATCTGGTTATTATAATAATCTCATTTCTGCTAACATTAGCCAGGAAATTACACCGGATAGCATCAAACTGGATGTAAACGTATATCCCTATCAATTTACTTGTTATGCTACCCAAAAGTTAAGGAGGTCTAGCGGTACGACGCTTCGTAAGCTATTAACCCAAGGTTTTATTGACGATATCAAAAATCAGACAGATGATAATCCACACGGCTTTCTAATCCGAAATTGGGAGATTCTGGAAAACAGGGACTTACCCCCTAAACTTTAAATTATGAAATTTTTTAAAAGAACTAAACGGCCTGTACAACAGAAGCTACTCAGTGAACAAATTTCTAGCAAGGTAATTGGTAAACAGCGACAATGGGCTAATTTTTTAAACAGCAAAACCAGTATGTTAAATAGTAAGACCCTGTTATTTGCTTTAATCATATTCATAGCAACCTTCGGTTCATACTGCCTTTACCTCATTGTTAGTGCTTTTCATAAATAAATTCTTAACCATAAATAGACTATATGGAAACTAAAAAACGAATGACCACAGGAAAAATATTACTATTTCTCCCGGTTTTGATTATCCTTTTACTTGCTTTTACATTTTCCTACTTAGGCGGTGGTAAAAGTGCTGCCGGCCTTAACCAGCAAAAAGTTAAAGCTGGAATGAATACCAATTTACCTGATGCAAATATTAACAAGGACGAACCCAAGGACAAATTAGGCTTCTACGACTTGGCTGATAACGATTCTTCTGGTCATAATAAATCTGGTAGTATTCAGGACGTTGGAGGACGCTTGGGATTTACCGCTGAATCAACCCAGCCGCAGACTAAAGAAATTAATGCAAAACTCGAAGCATTGAACAAAGAAATTAATAAGCCTGTAGAAACTGGTTACAAATCGAGTTCATTTCAGCAAGGTGTACAGGGATCATCGATTAAAAATGATGTTGATCGGTTGGAAAACCTAATGAAGACCATGCAGAACAATAAAACCGAAGATCCTGAAATGACCCAGCTTAATGGACTAATGCAAAATATACTGGATATTCAGCATCCTGAGCGTGTTCAGCAGAAATACAAAAATCAGCCTGTTTTTACTGACAGTATTTTTAAAGCTATTCCAGCGACAATTGCTGACAATAAAAAAGCTGTACAAGGAGCTACCGTTAGAGTCATCCTGCAAGATACGATGAGTATAAACGGTATGGTAATCCCAAAAGGTCATGCACTTTTTGGAGCTTGTCAGATTGTTAATCAGCGTTTATTACTGGATATCAAGCTAATTCGGTTGGGTACTTCTATTATCCCAGTAAACCTTTCGGTATATAGCTTGGATGGGATGATTGGTATTGATGCCCCTGAAGCTATGTTTGGCGATGCACTTAACGGTGGGGCTGATAATGCGATTCGGGGAATAGGATTTGGTTTTGACCAAACGCTGGTAACGCAAGTTGCAGGAGCTGGAATAGAAGCTGCAAAAGGTTTGATGAACAAGAAATTGCGAAATGTCAAGGTAAAGCTCCATGCAGGCAAAGCTATCCTCTTACGTAATAACGATTTAAAAGTACGTTAAATGGCCAGCCAGATTAACCGGGCTGAGCAGCTCTGGAAAAATTGGGAAGAACACCAACAAGCAATTTCCGAACTCACTGGAATAACTGACAATAAAGATACCCTAAGATTTAAGTATGATTTTCTCACAAAAGGTGCATACCGGATAAGCGTTAATCCTTCCGATAAAGAAAAGTTGTTTTTGAAGGTCATTAAAACCGTGACCCATAATCTTCAAAAAAAGCTATACCCAAATTTAATCGTTAGACTCTTTATTCGTGCCAAGTCTTTATTAATTGATAAGCCAGGCCACTTAAGAATGTTCGAAAAAACTAGTACTGAAAATCTGGAGTCATTACAAGCGGAATTGAAAAAGGCCGAACTCAGTTCATTCACGGGTAAACTAGATAACAAACTAGATTTTGAAAGCCCTAAAATTGATGTCGAATCCTTAAACAAATTAAATGACAACAGTAAGTTAAAGGTTAACATCCATTTAGAAAAAGACAGATTTGGTAGTTATCACTACAATGGCTTTACAGCAACTTTGATACCTGAAAATGGGGAATCCATCACCTGCAAGTTTCCAATTGAAAATAACATTAGTGTAATTGAAGCAGTTAATCTATTGCAGGGCAGACCTGTTTACAAGGATTATGAAAACTCGGATGGTACTATAAGTCAGCGTTGGGTTCAAGTTGATACTAAAGAGAAAACATTTAATGGTGAAAGTCAATTGATTAGCTATTCTCCTTTATATGATTTTGATCTGAAAAAAGAAATCATCGCGCATGCGGATAAGCTCAATTGTTTTGGGTTAACCAAGGAAAGCATCCGCAAGGGTTTAGAACAGGGGAGTACAATAGCATTTGAAATTCCAGATAAAGGTAAATTTTATCTGAATGCTGATCCTGCTCATAAAACTTTGAATTTCTTTGACCAGGATAAAAAACCAATCAGCTTTACTTCAATAGTCGAGAAAATTAAAGAGCCAGAAAAACAAGCTCAAAACAAATTTAAGCTACTCATCAAATTACAGGACATCTCATCAAGGCAAAGCCTTGCGATGATCCGTTAAATCAATTTTAACATAAAAAGATATGAATTTAAACAATTTGGAAAACCTCAAAGAGGAGTTAAGAAAGTTAGGTTTCAGTGAAATGCTAGTGTCTGACATGGAAGAAAAAATGAAAACTGGTGTACCGG
It contains:
- a CDS encoding DUF4134 domain-containing protein, which produces MVNSKKQYFAKTLLLGFTLCIYNLLYAFTVSAQSGKAGIQKAAEEVKGYFDTGGTLMYAIGAVMGIIGAVKVFNKWNAGEPDTSKVAAAWFGSCIFLVIVITVLKSFFGV
- the traM gene encoding conjugative transposon protein TraM, yielding METKKRMTTGKILLFLPVLIILLLAFTFSYLGGGKSAAGLNQQKVKAGMNTNLPDANINKDEPKDKLGFYDLADNDSSGHNKSGSIQDVGGRLGFTAESTQPQTKEINAKLEALNKEINKPVETGYKSSSFQQGVQGSSIKNDVDRLENLMKTMQNNKTEDPEMTQLNGLMQNILDIQHPERVQQKYKNQPVFTDSIFKAIPATIADNKKAVQGATVRVILQDTMSINGMVIPKGHALFGACQIVNQRLLLDIKLIRLGTSIIPVNLSVYSLDGMIGIDAPEAMFGDALNGGADNAIRGIGFGFDQTLVTQVAGAGIEAAKGLMNKKLRNVKVKLHAGKAILLRNNDLKVR
- the traJ gene encoding conjugative transposon protein TraJ, whose protein sequence is MKNTIVFTVVIVSLLLPFSSMAQGVGEYVGGLQKVLDGVYYEMIPLCSDLTSMARGIAGFGAIFYIGNRVWRNIANAEAIDFYPLMRPFALGLAILLYPSVLGVMNGILNPTISATASMVEKSDVTIKALLKRKELELKKTDKWKFLVGEDGFGDRKEWYKYTHPDDKKGDKEGWLASIGNNMRFWLDKQDYKMRQGFKTFLSEVLQVVYYAASLCLNTIRTFMLIVLAILGPFVLGFSVFDGLNHTLSVWIARYINIFLWLPIANIFGAILGKIQQNMIKLDIAEVQKSGDTSFSSADTAYLVFLIIGIAGYLCVPTVANFIIHAGGGNSILTKVNSIAGTSINMGQSVGARSLAGASAGAGMIVDRFDDARRNLANGMAEASGQDYFKDKLSGK
- a CDS encoding DUF4133 domain-containing protein, giving the protein MASVYQINKGVSKPIMFKGLKAQYIAYLAIGLVLLLLGFAIGYILKVGLFILMPVVGILGSALFFAVFRLSHRFGEHGLMKFLAKRNLPTHIQFRSRRLFTQLKQH
- a CDS encoding RteC domain-containing protein codes for the protein MIKEIAEDLYKMQRIALDEIDNSSDHSITSQRKLRVQTASTFLSLLKEKVLDYSFTSQEEEINFFKVIKPKFSSLLIFYSNVERLEFDKPEGGLLHLKGYYESELKTIKRFFEGNRQIYAYYRSEDYYLDSQLFLRGVSDTPRWLCKVRVDQDERFSTAGDYIYARIIATEQIARYLEAAIAGVDFHPFSGDDIETKWTGESINLLEMAYGIYQTAQVNNGKIGLAELVRKFEKVFNVNIGRPYRRFSEIKQRKRLSRTKYLDEMVKSINKKIDDDDAFRPNLKG
- the traK gene encoding conjugative transposon protein TraK → MFSQFRNIDTAFKHIKRFSIFLIIANAITICFTIYNNNRIIDKAYQKIFVLYNGKVLEAVASDRKSNLPVELRDHVKTFHHYFFDLSPDDKAIRASINKSLYLADESAKKQYDNLRESGYYNNLISANISQEITPDSIKLDVNVYPYQFTCYATQKLRRSSGTTLRKLLTQGFIDDIKNQTDDNPHGFLIRNWEILENRDLPPKL
- a CDS encoding TraG family conjugative transposon ATPase, translated to MVEASNIFPIWKVENNCILSMHGDITIVYKASLPEIFTLSERDYETYHQALTRAIKLLPQHSIFHKQDWFIASNYKADFQKDDQSFLTKSSEKFFNERPFLEHECFIYLTKKPAGRKLSSSVYNNILRKTIVPVQTIDPVLIGDFLDAAGQFESVLKDSGFVSLQRLNDDELAGTANKAGIIERYCFLLAKEQMPVIRDVHIKDGIHVGDKKVEVYSLSDTEDLPALCGSRINYDKYSTDRTKFSIGFASPLGALLNCNHILNQYVFIEDAQKTIKRLESKKLRLQSLSAYSRENSINRNATNDFLNEAIASGRLPVKAHFNVMAWSDNQAKAKDLKNLVSSAMAQMDAVAKQETDGQPQIWFAGLPGNEADFPMNDTFDTFLEQSTCFFNLETNYRSSVSQYGIRFGDRLTGNPINVDISNEPFDLGWINNRSKFCLGASGSGKSFLLNHMLRSYYEQGSHVVVMDIGHSYRGLCELVGGYYFTYTEEDPIKFNPFYLADGEVMDTEKRESIKTLLLALWKKDDEPYRRSEYVAISNALTLYLAHLEKNPDIFPCFNSFYEYLMFEYMQVLENGKVKEKDFDIGNFLYVLNPYYKGGEFDYLLNATENLDMLHERFIVFELDNLKEHPILFGVTVMVIMELVISKMRKLKGIRKIMLIEECWKAIIKPGTAEYIRYLFKTMRKFYGEPIVVTQEIEDIISSPIVKNAIINNSDCKILLDQSKYENKFEIIQELLGLTDKEKAQVLSLNKANDPARKYKEVFISLGNGHSKVYRTEVSIEEYLAYSTEEREKLLVHEYAAKYGGILKGIGILAQEIRDGKRI